From Anopheles funestus chromosome 3RL, idAnoFuneDA-416_04, whole genome shotgun sequence, a single genomic window includes:
- the LOC125772248 gene encoding adenine phosphoribosyltransferase has protein sequence MSTDQSANVELIKKHIGEYPDFPKKGILFKDIFTALRHGEVCKAIKNVLVSYVRESCPDVQVIVGLEARGFLFSLLIAAELGVASVPIRKKGKLPGTCAQQDYVLEYGTDVFEIQKGSIAEGQKVLIIDDLLATGGTMDAANKLVQQLGGIVERNVVIIELTELGGRKKLEASGSKVHSFIEYHDIE, from the exons ATGTCAACCGATCAAAGTGCGAATGTGGAACTGATCAAGAAGCACATTGGCGAGTATCCAGATTTCCCGAAAAAAGGAATACTTTTcaa GGACATCTTTACCGCACTGCGACATGGCGAGGTTTGCAAAGCCATAAAAAATGTGCTCGTGTCCTACGTCCGTGAATCCTGCCCAGATGTGCAGGTGATAGTTGGACTAGAAGCTCGCGGATTTCTGTTCAGTTTGCTGATTGCGGCTGAGCTGGGTGTGGCATCCGTACCGATAAGAAAGAAGGGTAAACTGCCGGGAACATGCGCCCAACAGGACTACGTTCTGGAGTACGGAACT GATGTGTTCGAAATACAAAAAGGAAGCATCGCCGAAGGGCAGAAAGTGTTGATAATAGACGATCTGTTGGCCACGGGTGGGACGATGGATGCAGCAAACAAGCTAGTACAGCAGCTGGGTGGGATAGTGGAACGAAACGTAGTTATCATAGAACTAACCGAACTAGGCGGAAGGAAGAAGCTTGAAGCTTCCGGCTCAAAAGTACATTCCTTTATAGAATATCACGACATAGAATAA